One region of Termitidicoccus mucosus genomic DNA includes:
- a CDS encoding glycoside hydrolase family 2 TIM barrel-domain containing protein — protein sequence MRILFIIIGICCAISAFAQDGNDSVRINQLFNFDWKFKAGEISNAEDPKLDDRDWRKLDLPHDFQFEQPWDKSASRGRGFKAMGAGWYRKTFNADAAWKGKRVLLDFEGIMLTGNVWLNGRKIGGTDYGYLGFELDITDIIRYDTVNCVAVRASTGEMGNSRWYTGGGLFRDVHLIVKDKISIARHGVFITTPSISSQNAVVNVQVEVAGIKNQQYELQINTRIFSPAGALVAETKMLAPQKSKLAEVEVQLPKINISNPQLWSCETPNLYSAEVVLVLNGKVIDKITEKFGIRTIEFSKEYGLKLNGRKVFLKGVANHHDLGAVGAAAYETSIARMMDKLKAFGFNHIRTSHNPYSESFLRLADEKGILVVDELYDKWGSTVAWAGSAPWNDLWYKNTKEWIKRDRNHPSVIMWSFGNELQFQEERWGFPTSDWGVTTYRILDVVAKRYDPTRKTTVAMYPARAGGIVKADRDFNIEDNIVPPELSIVTDVASFNYCWNDYQNYLKHAPDLIIYQSEAVTNELAAPYFGMDRDKMVGLAYWGAIEYWGESSGWPRKGWNYSFFNHSLEPNPQAYLIKSIFNDEPLVHIGIVDSEAESRLWNDVVVGRNYISSHWNREAGKKYDIYTYSNADEVELVVNGKSMGVRQNSADVKKRNIVFWKDIPFAPGKITAIARRGDKEVARHELETTGEFIGLVLETENSAWKADGMDLQYVKVYAVDSKGRKVPTAAEEIAFELSGPARLIAVDNGNHSSDSLFGGNKTVLHKGFAMAILRSEKIAGTVKLKVTAAELKQLEETLIVK from the coding sequence ATGAGAATACTATTCATTATTATTGGCATTTGTTGCGCAATATCGGCATTTGCCCAGGACGGCAACGATTCGGTTCGAATAAACCAACTATTCAATTTCGATTGGAAATTTAAAGCGGGCGAGATCTCGAATGCCGAGGATCCGAAGCTTGACGATCGCGACTGGCGCAAGCTGGACCTGCCCCATGATTTTCAGTTTGAGCAACCGTGGGATAAGTCGGCCAGTCGAGGTCGTGGTTTTAAAGCGATGGGCGCAGGTTGGTATCGAAAGACCTTCAATGCGGATGCTGCTTGGAAAGGGAAGCGGGTATTACTGGACTTTGAGGGCATTATGCTAACGGGGAATGTCTGGCTGAATGGAAGGAAAATCGGCGGAACAGATTATGGCTATCTTGGTTTTGAATTGGATATAACAGACATAATAAGATACGACACCGTCAACTGTGTTGCCGTTCGTGCTTCTACGGGCGAAATGGGCAATTCCCGTTGGTACACGGGTGGTGGACTTTTTCGAGATGTGCATTTGATTGTAAAGGACAAAATCTCAATTGCACGTCACGGTGTTTTTATAACAACTCCAAGTATCTCTAGTCAGAACGCCGTGGTCAACGTGCAAGTGGAAGTGGCGGGAATTAAAAATCAACAATACGAACTGCAGATCAATACCAGGATATTTTCCCCGGCAGGGGCGCTGGTGGCTGAAACTAAAATGTTGGCGCCGCAAAAATCAAAACTCGCTGAAGTTGAAGTCCAATTGCCGAAAATAAATATATCCAATCCGCAGCTTTGGTCGTGCGAAACACCCAATCTTTACTCTGCAGAAGTCGTATTGGTATTAAACGGCAAGGTGATTGATAAAATCACTGAAAAATTCGGAATCCGTACCATTGAATTTTCCAAAGAATATGGGCTAAAGTTAAATGGGAGAAAGGTCTTTCTTAAAGGTGTCGCCAATCATCATGACCTGGGGGCCGTGGGTGCGGCCGCTTACGAAACTTCGATCGCCAGGATGATGGATAAGCTTAAGGCTTTTGGATTTAACCATATAAGGACTTCCCACAATCCTTACTCCGAATCGTTTCTTAGGCTCGCCGACGAGAAGGGCATTTTGGTCGTGGATGAATTATACGACAAATGGGGTAGCACAGTTGCCTGGGCTGGAAGTGCGCCTTGGAATGATTTGTGGTACAAAAATACAAAGGAGTGGATTAAACGCGACCGGAATCATCCTTCGGTTATTATGTGGAGCTTTGGAAATGAACTGCAGTTTCAGGAAGAACGGTGGGGGTTCCCAACAAGTGATTGGGGAGTGACGACCTACAGGATTTTGGATGTGGTGGCAAAACGGTACGATCCTACCCGCAAAACAACCGTTGCCATGTATCCCGCCCGTGCGGGAGGCATTGTTAAGGCCGACAGGGACTTCAATATTGAAGATAATATAGTACCGCCCGAACTTTCAATAGTAACCGATGTGGCCAGTTTCAACTATTGCTGGAATGATTATCAAAATTATCTGAAACATGCTCCGGATTTGATTATCTACCAAAGTGAGGCTGTGACTAACGAATTGGCAGCCCCTTACTTTGGAATGGACAGGGATAAAATGGTCGGTTTGGCTTATTGGGGTGCCATCGAATATTGGGGGGAATCCAGCGGTTGGCCACGCAAGGGCTGGAACTATTCATTCTTCAATCATTCACTGGAGCCTAACCCGCAAGCTTATTTAATAAAAAGCATTTTCAACGACGAACCGTTGGTGCATATTGGCATAGTTGATAGTGAAGCCGAGTCGCGTCTCTGGAATGACGTGGTGGTGGGACGAAATTATATCTCGTCGCATTGGAATCGGGAGGCAGGAAAAAAGTATGATATCTATACTTATAGCAATGCCGATGAGGTGGAATTAGTGGTTAATGGGAAATCTATGGGAGTGCGGCAAAATTCTGCCGACGTGAAAAAACGCAATATCGTTTTTTGGAAAGACATTCCGTTTGCTCCTGGAAAAATTACTGCAATTGCCCGAAGAGGAGATAAAGAAGTGGCGCGTCACGAACTAGAAACAACCGGAGAATTCATTGGATTGGTGTTAGAAACTGAGAACTCCGCATGGAAAGCCGATGGTATGGATCTTCAATATGTAAAGGTGTACGCTGTAGACAGCAAGGGGCGCAAAGTGCCGACTGCCGCCGAAGAGATTGCTTTTGAACTCAGCGGGCCTGCGCGGTTGATTGCCGTGGATAATGGCAATCATTCGAGCGATAGTTTGTTTGGCGGCAATAAAACAGTGCTTCACAAAGGCTTTGCAATGGCGATATTGCGCTCAGAAAAAATAGCTGGAACCGTAAAGCTCAAAGTTACTGCAGCGGAATTGAAGCAGTTGGAAGAAACCTTAATAGTAAAATAG
- a CDS encoding tyrosine-type recombinase/integrase, producing MKQKKSAFTIKPFKNRNGVISFRVAGWLLGERIRKNFKTREDAIAERAALELRLLQSQSNLRGASTFLTEAQLREAEAAFLRLEKARRPLTFYLDYALANYREPEAALKIADAIETYMKARKEDVQQALIGERQLRNIRLELTEFQRHFPTQTLAEVGTEALHAYIRRDDGALKTQNNRRGVLCAFFNHAVRKEWVGGNPVAKIPRNRIEHNRGSAEALTAERAAQLMAHVESVHGGAFVPFFALCLFAGIRPEGEISKLPAADVRLENSAITIEPWVSKVNMRRLVTIQPNLAAWLKAYPLDEYPVIPPKEKMKSIAKKLTRIRQKFGVGHDVLRHTFISMHVAKFRSMGDTALQAGNSESIIRRHYLNVTTPQEAGAFFAIAPRLRAVPQAKPAPQTESAPTPASDPQNRLAA from the coding sequence ATGAAACAAAAAAAATCCGCATTCACGATCAAGCCGTTCAAGAACCGCAACGGCGTGATTTCATTCCGCGTGGCCGGCTGGTTGCTCGGCGAGCGCATCCGCAAGAACTTCAAGACCCGCGAGGACGCCATTGCCGAGCGCGCCGCGCTCGAACTGCGTCTGCTCCAGTCGCAATCCAACCTTCGCGGCGCGAGCACGTTTTTGACCGAGGCGCAGTTGCGCGAGGCCGAGGCCGCGTTTCTCCGGCTGGAGAAGGCGCGGCGTCCGCTCACGTTCTATCTCGACTATGCGCTGGCCAATTACCGCGAGCCCGAAGCCGCGCTGAAAATCGCCGATGCCATCGAAACCTACATGAAGGCGCGCAAGGAGGACGTGCAACAGGCGTTGATAGGCGAACGGCAGTTGCGGAACATCCGGCTGGAGCTGACGGAGTTCCAGCGGCATTTTCCGACGCAGACGCTTGCGGAGGTAGGCACGGAGGCATTGCACGCCTACATCCGGCGCGACGACGGGGCGCTGAAGACGCAGAACAACCGGCGCGGCGTGCTGTGCGCGTTTTTCAATCACGCGGTGCGCAAGGAATGGGTGGGCGGCAACCCGGTGGCGAAAATCCCGCGCAACCGCATCGAGCACAATCGCGGCAGCGCCGAGGCGCTGACGGCGGAGCGCGCCGCGCAACTAATGGCGCACGTGGAGAGCGTCCACGGCGGGGCATTCGTGCCGTTTTTCGCGTTGTGCCTGTTCGCCGGCATCCGACCCGAGGGGGAGATTTCCAAGCTGCCCGCCGCCGACGTGCGCTTGGAAAACAGCGCCATCACCATCGAGCCGTGGGTGTCGAAGGTGAACATGCGCCGCTTGGTCACCATCCAGCCCAACCTTGCCGCGTGGCTCAAAGCCTATCCGCTGGACGAATACCCCGTCATTCCGCCCAAGGAGAAGATGAAGAGCATTGCAAAAAAACTCACGCGCATCCGCCAAAAGTTCGGCGTCGGGCACGACGTGCTGCGGCACACGTTCATTTCGATGCACGTGGCGAAATTCCGTTCGATGGGCGACACGGCGTTGCAGGCGGGCAATTCCGAAAGCATCATCCGGCGGCATTACCTGAACGTGACCACCCCGCAGGAGGCCGGGGCCTTCTTTGCCATCGCGCCGAGATTGCGCGCCGTGCCGCAAGCGAAACCAGCGCCGCAGACAGAGAGCGCACCCACGCCCGCGTCCGACCCACAAAACCGGCTCGCCGCATAA
- a CDS encoding helix-turn-helix domain-containing protein gives MNSTTPAPAPAQTRAHPALTDINGLRLSGIFPQGREPSVRTLREWTRARRIPHHRVGHFVYYDLAEVSAHIRTRLLVPARG, from the coding sequence ATGAACTCCACCACGCCAGCACCAGCCCCCGCGCAAACGCGCGCGCATCCCGCGCTCACGGACATCAACGGCCTGCGCCTCAGCGGGATTTTCCCGCAGGGGCGCGAGCCGTCCGTGCGCACGCTGCGCGAATGGACGCGCGCCCGCCGCATTCCGCATCACCGCGTCGGGCACTTTGTATATTACGACCTTGCCGAGGTCTCCGCGCATATCCGCACCCGGCTGCTGGTGCCCGCGCGCGGATAA